GGGATGAGATCATGAAGGGGTACATCGCAGGATACGAGGAGGCTCGTCTCCGCGACCCTGACCTGCTGGACACGGCCGTGTTCCGTCGGGATCTGGCTCACGCCATCCGGCACGTGGCTCAAGCAGCAGACAATCCCAACCATCTTGTCATCGAAAGCTGGGGGCCGAGCAAGATGTGGGAAAGCGGCTGGAGACCGGACTGGGCGCGCGATCCTATTTCACCCATCAGGAGCCAACGCCGGGCAAAGGTGGGAAGGAGGCGAGATGCCGTACGTGCTCTTCCGTGACCATCTGCCCGAGATCGCCGAGCGTGAGACCCGGTCGATCACCGTCTTGCCCGAATCCAATCTGGGCCTTCCGCCGGGGAACTATGGGTTCATCGAAATGTTCTGCGATGAGACGGGCTGCGACTGTCGGCGCGTTTTCTTCTACGTCGTCTGTTCGTTCCGCAAGGAGGTCCAGGCGGTTGTGGCGTGGGGTTGGGAAGACCCCGCGTTCTACGCGAAATGGATGAGGAGCGGTGATGCTCGTGATGTTGCAAACCTCAAGGGGCCTATTCTGAATCTGGGCAGCCCTGAAACGGAACTGGCCCCCGGCATCCTGGCGATAGTCGAGAACATTCTGCTGAGGGATGCCGCCTACGTCGATCGCGTCAAGAGACATTATGCCCTGTTCAGGGACAAGGTTGATGGCTGTGTGCACGGCCGCCTCGGGGATGGACCGAGCGCGGAGGAGTTGGTCCCCACAGCGAGTCCCTCCGGAAGGAAAGTCGGACGCAACGAGCCGTGCCCCTGTGGGAGTGGAAAGAAGTACAAGAAGTGCTGCTTGGGGAAGGAGGCGTCGGAGCCTGAGTTCGAGGGTCTCGACGACGCAATCGATTCCGTTGGAACGAACGCCGAGGATGCCGCCCACGTGAATCGCCCGAGAAGTCGCAGACCCCGCAGGCGGGTTCAGTTCGCGAGGGTATTCCAGTTCAAGATCACTCTCCACGGGACGAATCCTCCGATCTGGAGGCGCATCCTGGTCCCGGAGAACTACTCATTCTGGGACCTGCATGTGGCCATCCAGGACGCGATGGGGTGGAAGGACTATCACCTGCATGTCTTCCGGATGTGTCGTGCCGGAAAGGGGAAGGAAAAGCTGATCGGTATTCCGGATGAGGAGTGGCAGGAGGAGTTTCCCACCTTGCCGGGTTGGAAACAGGCCATCGCGGACTGGGTCACCCTGAATCATCCCACGGCTGAATATGAGTATGATTTCGGAGACAGCTGGGAGCATGAGGTGGCGCTGGAAGAGATTATTCCGCGCGATCCCGCCGTGGCCTACCCTTCTTGCACGGAGGGCGCGCTATTGGCCCCTCCGGAGGATGTCGGGGGCATCGGCGGCTACTACGATTTCCTCGAGGCCGTGCGGGATGTGAACCATCCCGAGCACGACGAATGGCTGACGTGGGCCGGTGGCGCCTACGATCCCGATTCCTTCGATCCCCGGAAGGTGCATTTCGACGATCCCGATGAAAGATGGTCCATTGCCTTTGAAACCATGGGCGAGGAGATTTGATGGCTCGTGTTGCCGAAGTGGGGCGCGGCTTGTGCTTCACGCCCCTTCGGGAGCGTATGATAACCCCGCGCTTATTATGAAATTCTTCACGAAAATGCGGAAAAGGCCCGGACGATTGCCCGGAAAGGAAAGCCCAAGCACCCCCGGCAGACAAATTGGATGTCCCCTTGTCCGGCTTCCGGCCCGGGAATGCATCGCCGAGTGAAATCTGAGCCGCCCCGTTGACCGGGCCAGCCGATTCCATGCGAGGGGATCCATCGAGGTCCGGTCGCAATAGACCCAGACTGCGCGTTCTGGCTCTTCGTGGTACGCCCAAGGAGACCATCCAGTGTCTTCTCTGCGGGCTCCGGATGAAGAACCTGGGGATTCATATTGTTCGGGTCCATCGAATGAGGTCTGAAGACTACAAACGCCGGTTCGGGGTCGTTTACGTGGCAAGTCCGGCTGCTCGGAAAGCCGTGAGTCGGGCAATTACCCGATGGACCCCCGCCAGGATCATAGCGGAACTCCGGCGCCTCACGACATCGGCGCACGGCCCGCGCCAACTGCGGCCGCAACGCGTTGCGACGCACCGGCGACTTCAGACACGTTGCCGCTACCATTTCGGTTCGTATAAGGCAGCACTCCAGGCCGCCGGGCTCGACCTCCACGTGTCCAGCCGCCGCTTCAAATGGGACCGCGCGCGTCTGGTCGCTGAAATCAGATCGCGCCGACGGCAGGGACTTCCGCTCAACGCCAACGCAGTCCCCCACGGCATCAAGCGTGCGGCCGCGAGACACTTCGGAGGATATGGGGTGGCCATCGAAGCTGCCGGGATCCGGTATGCCACGATCAGAAAGACCAAGCCTTATGATCTGAAGCTCATCATCCGCGCAATTCGCAAGAGGTGGGCGTTGGGGAAACCCCTCAATCATAAGGTGGTCAAATTGGAGGACACATGGCTTGCCCAGGGCGCCCGGTTGCGGTTCGGAAGCTGGGACGGAGCCCTCCGGGCCGCCGGCTTCGATCCGAAGAAGATTCGGTTCCGGAAAAAGTGGTCCCCTGCGGAGGTGATCAGCCGGATCCGGTCCCGATCTCAATCTGGCCAACCGATGAACCTGAGGGCCGTATTTTTCGGTGATTCATCGCTCTACGCAGCCGCCTGCCGGTACTTCGGCACGTGGCAGAAGGCCGTGAATGAGGCGGCGTTGGATTATGAAGCTATCCGTCTGAGAAAAGTCTGGACCATGCAGGATGTCCTGGACAGCATCCGCAGGCAAGCGGCCCTTGGCATTCCGCCCCTCAAGGCGGCGATGGCAGAGCGGGAAAGTACACTCCCCAGCATCGCCCGAAGGTACTTCGGGACATGGAGGGCGGCTGTTGGCGCCGCAGGGCTGGATCCGGCCGGCCCGGCGGAGGCTGGATGATTACAGCCACAAGTAGGCCGGTAGGTCACCTCGATGTAATATTTTGGGTCGGTTGCACCAGAATGGTGCTCCGAGACGGGTTCGTGGGTAGTCTCGTCTCTGAGTTGATCCGAGGGCCTGTGGGAATCTGGACATGCGTAGCGGTGTGCAACGTCATGTGAAAACGATGAATTCAAAACCCTTGTTGTGCACTTTTGCAGAAATACGCGCCCAAGGCCAGTTTGTGATGGAGGAGGTTCCGGAGGATGAGTCGACGGGGGACAGGTCGTGACGGCCCCAGCCAGGGACAGTGCCGGTGTGCGAATCCCTCCTCCCCTCATCGTGGCGGTCGGGATCGGACTGGGCTTTTTCCTTGAGCGCCTGAAACCCTTTCAGATTCTTGCCTTGTTCGATCCGTTGCCCATGCGTATCGCGGGCGGGGCGCTGATTGCGTTGGGCGCATCGATCCTGCTCCTCACGGTGCGGCACTTCAAACTGGCCAGGACGGAGCTCAAGCCTTGGAGGCCGTCCGCCTCACTCATACGGAAAGGGCCACTGAGAGTTTCCCGGAACCCCATCTACCTCGCGTTTCTGCTTGTCCAGTTCGGCGCCGGGATCTTGACGCGAAACACGTGGGTCCTGCTTTTCTCCATTCCCGTGTATCTGGTGCTGCGATTCTATGTGATCGCTCGCGAGGAACGATACCTTGAACGTGCTTTCGGAAAGGCGTACCTCGAATACAAGACCGGCGTACGCCGGTGGCTGTGAAGGATGGCGCGTTGAAGGGCGGGAACCACGGTCGAATCCTTGGCGACCCCCGAGATGCTGCGCCATCCCGCACATGGAAGGTTTTCGGGAAAACCTGCTCGGGGAAGCATCGCCTCGAAGCGAGGCGACACTCCGACTCCGTGAAAGCCTCGGTCGAGTAGCATGATCAAGGGCCCGCTCCTTCAATCCACGCTCGCCGCCATCGGCGTCGGATACGTGCTGGGGTTTTTCGG
This genomic window from Nitrospirota bacterium contains:
- a CDS encoding SEC-C domain-containing protein, coding for MPYVLFRDHLPEIAERETRSITVLPESNLGLPPGNYGFIEMFCDETGCDCRRVFFYVVCSFRKEVQAVVAWGWEDPAFYAKWMRSGDARDVANLKGPILNLGSPETELAPGILAIVENILLRDAAYVDRVKRHYALFRDKVDGCVHGRLGDGPSAEELVPTASPSGRKVGRNEPCPCGSGKKYKKCCLGKEASEPEFEGLDDAIDSVGTNAEDAAHVNRPRSRRPRRRVQFARVFQFKITLHGTNPPIWRRILVPENYSFWDLHVAIQDAMGWKDYHLHVFRMCRAGKGKEKLIGIPDEEWQEEFPTLPGWKQAIADWVTLNHPTAEYEYDFGDSWEHEVALEEIIPRDPAVAYPSCTEGALLAPPEDVGGIGGYYDFLEAVRDVNHPEHDEWLTWAGGAYDPDSFDPRKVHFDDPDERWSIAFETMGEEI
- a CDS encoding isoprenylcysteine carboxylmethyltransferase family protein produces the protein MRIPPPLIVAVGIGLGFFLERLKPFQILALFDPLPMRIAGGALIALGASILLLTVRHFKLARTELKPWRPSASLIRKGPLRVSRNPIYLAFLLVQFGAGILTRNTWVLLFSIPVYLVLRFYVIAREERYLERAFGKAYLEYKTGVRRWL